A portion of the Lolium rigidum isolate FL_2022 chromosome 1, APGP_CSIRO_Lrig_0.1, whole genome shotgun sequence genome contains these proteins:
- the LOC124668302 gene encoding nudix hydrolase 14, chloroplastic gives MASSDAAAPQVSTTVAVPGAAAAVRVVAAPGLREADFSKAVDSALFRRWLENLQSEKGVLTDGKLSLRQILIQGVDMFGERVGFLKFKADIIDEETKSKVPGIVFARGPAVAVLILLESKGQTYAVLTEQARVPIGKFVLELPAGMLDDEKGDFVGTAVREVEEETGIKLNLEDMVDLTALLDPATGCKMFPSPGGCDEEIGLFLYRGHVDEETIKALQGKETGLRDHGELIKLRVVQYDQLWRSTADAKALCAIALYEMAKKDGILPSPGGGLSANL, from the exons ATGGCGTCGTCGGACGCTGCGGCGCCTCAGGTTAGCACCACTGTGGCGGTccccggcgcggcggcggccgtccGCGTCGTGGCGGCGCCGGGCCTCCGCGAGGCGGACTTCAGTAAGGCGGTGGATTCCGCGCTCTTCAGACGGTGGCTGGAGAACCTGCAGTCGGAGAAGGGCGTGCTCACCGATGGGAAGCTCAGCCTCAGGCAGATCCTCATCCAG GGGGTTGACATGTTTGGGGAGCGTGTGGGATTTCTCAAGTTCAAAGCCGACATCATCGACGAGGAAACCAAATCCAAG GTTCCAGGAATTGTATTTGCAAGAGGGCCCGCTGTTGCTGTGTTGATCCTTTTGGAGTCTAAAGGGCAAACTTACGCTGTTCTGACTGAACAG GCTAGAGTTCCTATAGGAAAATTTGTTTTAGAACTGCCAGCCGGAATGCTAGATGATGAAAAAGGTGATTTTGTTGGCACCGCAGTTCGAGAG GTGGAAGAAGAAACCGGTATTAAGTTGAATTTAGAGGACATGGTCGATCTTACTGCACTGCTGGACCCTGCCACTGGATGCAAAATGTTTCCATCACCG GGCGGCTGTGACGAAGAAATTGGCTTGTTCCTATACAGGGGACACGTCGACGAGGAGACCATCAAGGCTCTCCAAGGGAAGGAAACTGGCCTGCGGGACCATGGAGAGCTGATAAAGCTCCGTGTGGTTCAGTATGACCAGCTCTGGCGCTCAACCGCAGACGCGAAGGCGCTCTGCGCCATAGCTCTGTACGAAATGGCCAAGAAGGATGGCATCCTGCCATCACCTGGTGGTGGCTTGTCAGCGAACCTGTAA